The following coding sequences are from one Rutidosis leptorrhynchoides isolate AG116_Rl617_1_P2 chromosome 11, CSIRO_AGI_Rlap_v1, whole genome shotgun sequence window:
- the LOC139877000 gene encoding type IV inositol polyphosphate 5-phosphatase 6-like isoform X2, translated as MVKDFDLEMLLFFIYFMLQGSVSVSMLLHETSFCFVCTHLTSGLKEGDELRQNSDFLEIVKKIRFPRVKGMKDDKSPQTILEHDRIIWLGDLNYRIALSYRSAKALVEMQNWRALLEKDQLRIEQRRGRVFQGWNEEKIYFPPTYQYLTNSDRYTGDNLQHKEKRRTPAWT; from the exons ATGGTTAAAGATTTTGATTTAGAgatgcttttattttttatttattttatgttgcAGGGATCGGTATCCGTTAGTATGTTGTTGCACGAAACAAGTTTTTGCTTTGTGTGTACCCATTTGACTTCAGGCCTAAAGGAAGGGGATGAACTGAGACAAAATTCTGATTTTTTAGAAATCGTCAAGAAAATAAGATTTCCGCGTGTTAAAGGCATGAAAGATGACAAATCCCCACAAACGATACTTGAACACGA TCGAATTATATGGCTTGGGGATCTGAATTACCGAATCGCCCTTTCTTATCGATCAGCAAAAGCACTTGTTGAGATGCAAAATTGGAGAGCATTATTGGAGAAAGATCAG CTGCGGATTGAACAAAGAAGGGGCCGAGTATTTCAAGGTTGGAACGAAGAGAAGATATATTTTCCACCGACTTACCAGTATTTAACGAATTCAGATAGATATACGGGGGATAATTTGCAGCACAAAGAAAAAAGAAGAACACCTGCATG GACATAA
- the LOC139877000 gene encoding type IV inositol polyphosphate 5-phosphatase 6-like isoform X3 produces MGYLGNKGSVSVSMLLHETSFCFVCTHLTSGLKEGDELRQNSDFLEIVKKIRFPRVKGMKDDKSPQTILEHDRIIWLGDLNYRIALSYRSAKALVEMQNWRALLEKDQLRIEQRRGRVFQGWNEEKIYFPPTYQYLTNSDRYTGDNLQHKEKRRTPAWT; encoded by the exons ATGGGGTATCTTGGAAATAAG GGATCGGTATCCGTTAGTATGTTGTTGCACGAAACAAGTTTTTGCTTTGTGTGTACCCATTTGACTTCAGGCCTAAAGGAAGGGGATGAACTGAGACAAAATTCTGATTTTTTAGAAATCGTCAAGAAAATAAGATTTCCGCGTGTTAAAGGCATGAAAGATGACAAATCCCCACAAACGATACTTGAACACGA TCGAATTATATGGCTTGGGGATCTGAATTACCGAATCGCCCTTTCTTATCGATCAGCAAAAGCACTTGTTGAGATGCAAAATTGGAGAGCATTATTGGAGAAAGATCAG CTGCGGATTGAACAAAGAAGGGGCCGAGTATTTCAAGGTTGGAACGAAGAGAAGATATATTTTCCACCGACTTACCAGTATTTAACGAATTCAGATAGATATACGGGGGATAATTTGCAGCACAAAGAAAAAAGAAGAACACCTGCATG GACATAA
- the LOC139877000 gene encoding type IV inositol polyphosphate 5-phosphatase 6-like isoform X1, which produces MESGHSSYCLVASKQMVGVFLTVWVRSELREHVRNLKVSCVGRGLMGYLGNKGSVSVSMLLHETSFCFVCTHLTSGLKEGDELRQNSDFLEIVKKIRFPRVKGMKDDKSPQTILEHDRIIWLGDLNYRIALSYRSAKALVEMQNWRALLEKDQLRIEQRRGRVFQGWNEEKIYFPPTYQYLTNSDRYTGDNLQHKEKRRTPAWT; this is translated from the exons ATGGAAAGTGGACATTCAAGCTATTGTTTGGTTGCAAGTAAACAAATGGTTGGTGTGTTTCTTACAGTTTGGGTCAGAAGTGAATTGAGGGAACATGTTAGAAATTTAAAAGTGTCTTGTGTTGGCAGAGGACTAATGGGGTATCTTGGAAATAAG GGATCGGTATCCGTTAGTATGTTGTTGCACGAAACAAGTTTTTGCTTTGTGTGTACCCATTTGACTTCAGGCCTAAAGGAAGGGGATGAACTGAGACAAAATTCTGATTTTTTAGAAATCGTCAAGAAAATAAGATTTCCGCGTGTTAAAGGCATGAAAGATGACAAATCCCCACAAACGATACTTGAACACGA TCGAATTATATGGCTTGGGGATCTGAATTACCGAATCGCCCTTTCTTATCGATCAGCAAAAGCACTTGTTGAGATGCAAAATTGGAGAGCATTATTGGAGAAAGATCAG CTGCGGATTGAACAAAGAAGGGGCCGAGTATTTCAAGGTTGGAACGAAGAGAAGATATATTTTCCACCGACTTACCAGTATTTAACGAATTCAGATAGATATACGGGGGATAATTTGCAGCACAAAGAAAAAAGAAGAACACCTGCATG GACATAA